In one Sphingobacterium daejeonense genomic region, the following are encoded:
- the pdhA gene encoding pyruvate dehydrogenase (acetyl-transferring) E1 component subunit alpha, whose amino-acid sequence MRKFEEKSGQLYGQQKIRGFCHLYIGQEAVVAGTMSVIKPEDSLITAYRDHAHALAKGVSADACMAELFGKVTGCSKGKGGSMHFFSKEHKFMGGHGIVGGQIPLGAGIAFAEKYLGTDNVNICYMGDGAVRQGAFNETLNMAMLWKLPVIFVCENNGYAMGTSVKRTTNMQDIYKMGLGFDMPSAPVDGMDVVAVHNAMDEAVQRARAGEGPTFLEIRTYRYKGHSMSDPAKYRTKEELEEYKERDPIIAVKHAIVENKYADQAWFDEVEAKVKKIVDESVKFAEESPYPDASEIYKDIYVQEDYPFVMD is encoded by the coding sequence ATGCGCAAATTTGAAGAGAAATCTGGACAGCTTTATGGACAGCAAAAAATCCGTGGATTTTGTCACTTGTACATCGGACAAGAAGCAGTAGTTGCTGGAACGATGTCTGTGATCAAACCTGAGGATTCATTAATAACTGCTTACCGTGACCACGCACATGCCTTGGCTAAAGGTGTGTCTGCTGATGCATGTATGGCAGAATTGTTTGGTAAAGTTACAGGATGTTCAAAAGGTAAAGGTGGATCAATGCACTTTTTCTCTAAGGAACATAAGTTCATGGGAGGACATGGTATTGTTGGTGGTCAAATTCCATTGGGTGCAGGTATTGCATTTGCTGAGAAATATTTGGGTACTGACAATGTTAACATCTGTTACATGGGTGATGGAGCCGTACGTCAAGGTGCTTTCAATGAAACTTTGAACATGGCGATGTTATGGAAATTGCCTGTAATCTTTGTTTGTGAAAACAATGGTTATGCAATGGGTACTTCTGTAAAACGTACGACTAACATGCAAGATATCTACAAAATGGGTCTTGGATTTGATATGCCAAGTGCTCCAGTAGATGGAATGGATGTCGTAGCTGTTCACAATGCTATGGATGAAGCCGTTCAACGTGCTCGTGCTGGTGAAGGACCAACATTCTTGGAAATCCGTACATACCGCTACAAAGGACACTCCATGTCAGATCCGGCAAAATATCGTACGAAAGAAGAATTGGAAGAATACAAAGAAAGAGATCCAATTATCGCTGTAAAACATGCTATTGTTGAGAATAAATATGCTGATCAAGCTTGGTTTGATGAGGTAGAAGCTAAGGTTAAGAAAATCGTTGATGAATCAGTGAAATTTGCTGAAGAATCTCCGTACCCAGATGCATCAGAAATCTACAAAGATATTTATGTGCAAGAGGACTACCCTTTTGTCATGGATTAA
- a CDS encoding glycoside hydrolase family 88 protein codes for MKTFVLSLSFCLYFLQFASSQKQNLKLTSEFINGQLKASAEQYSKLVEEVPNGKFPKTFDNGKQEFSNSSWWCSGFYPGTLLYLSEGTGNAGLEKTALDKLKDLEKEQYNKGTHDLGFMLFCSFGNALRLTGDSATYQPILETGAESLISRYNPNTKTIRSWNHNTWKFPVIIDNMMNLEFLMQAAKTTGNKKYEEIARTHSNTTLKNHFRKDNSSYHVIDYNPENGEVLAKQTAQGAFDESAWARGQAWGLYGYTMMYRETKDKTYLQQAENIANYILNNKSLPADLIPYWDFDKDKIPSDNKTYSRKDLRDASAAAIIASALLELSQYTKGKKAELYLSKAESILKTLSSNEYFANVGENGGYLLKHSVGALPLDSEVDVPLTYADYYYVEALIRYKRILDGEPIIKI; via the coding sequence ATGAAGACCTTTGTTTTATCCCTTTCCTTTTGTCTTTACTTTTTGCAATTTGCTAGTTCACAAAAACAAAACCTCAAGCTTACATCTGAATTTATAAATGGACAATTGAAGGCTTCTGCTGAACAATATAGTAAGTTGGTGGAAGAAGTGCCTAATGGTAAGTTCCCAAAAACATTCGATAACGGGAAACAAGAATTCTCAAATTCCTCGTGGTGGTGTTCTGGTTTCTACCCAGGGACATTATTGTACCTTTCTGAAGGAACTGGAAATGCAGGACTTGAGAAAACAGCTTTGGATAAGTTGAAGGATCTCGAAAAAGAACAATATAATAAAGGAACCCATGACCTCGGATTTATGCTATTCTGTAGTTTTGGAAATGCTCTGAGATTAACAGGAGATAGCGCGACTTATCAACCTATATTGGAAACTGGTGCCGAATCACTTATTTCCAGATATAATCCTAACACAAAAACTATTCGTTCATGGAACCATAACACTTGGAAGTTTCCAGTTATCATTGACAACATGATGAATTTGGAGTTTTTAATGCAAGCAGCAAAAACTACCGGAAACAAAAAATATGAAGAGATTGCAAGGACCCATTCCAATACAACCTTGAAAAATCACTTCCGAAAAGACAATAGCTCATACCATGTGATTGATTATAATCCAGAAAATGGCGAAGTGCTGGCTAAACAGACTGCTCAAGGTGCATTTGATGAATCTGCTTGGGCTAGGGGACAGGCTTGGGGGCTATATGGCTATACAATGATGTATAGAGAAACTAAGGATAAAACTTACTTGCAACAGGCCGAAAATATTGCTAACTATATTCTTAACAATAAAAGTTTACCTGCAGACCTGATTCCATACTGGGATTTTGATAAGGATAAGATACCATCAGACAATAAAACTTATTCTAGAAAGGATCTAAGAGATGCCTCGGCTGCAGCAATTATTGCCTCAGCATTATTGGAATTATCGCAATATACCAAAGGGAAAAAAGCTGAATTATATTTATCAAAGGCTGAGAGCATTCTAAAAACACTTTCATCGAATGAGTATTTTGCTAATGTAGGAGAGAATGGGGGTTACTTATTGAAGCACAGTGTTGGTGCATTGCCTTTGGATTCTGAGGTAGATGTACCTTTGACGTATGCTGATTATTATTATGTTGAAGCCTTGATCCGCTACAAAAGAATATTAGATGGTGAGCCGATCATCAAGATATAA
- a CDS encoding CoA-binding protein, giving the protein MKKTLILGASTNPARYSYLVANKLARKGHPIVNVGRKTGKVAGVEIEPAEEIHTDIDTMTLYVGPQNQPQYYDYILKTKPKRIIFNPGAENAELADKARENGIEVVEACTLVMLNTGQF; this is encoded by the coding sequence ATGAAAAAGACCTTGATTTTAGGTGCGAGTACTAATCCGGCGAGATATTCGTATTTGGTAGCCAATAAACTGGCAAGAAAAGGGCATCCAATCGTAAATGTTGGACGCAAGACTGGAAAAGTGGCTGGTGTTGAAATCGAGCCTGCTGAGGAAATTCATACCGATATCGATACCATGACACTGTATGTCGGTCCGCAAAATCAACCTCAATACTATGACTATATCTTAAAGACTAAGCCTAAGCGCATAATCTTTAACCCAGGAGCCGAAAATGCTGAATTGGCAGATAAGGCCAGGGAGAACGGAATAGAAGTAGTAGAAGCATGTACTTTGGTTATGCTGAATACCGGTCAGTTTTAA
- a CDS encoding serine hydrolase domain-containing protein, with translation MKLVQNGKLKLDNTVNDFYPNFPYPGITIAQLLSHRSGLPNYVYFAEEAWPDRKKPMTNQDAMNLLIEKHPNRYGAPDGRFHYNNSNYMVLAAIVEKVTGQDFAVYMKENIFDPAGMKNTAVYSTAVYEKTPSNVMGHDKVWRRSVVRNYLDGPVGDKGIYSTVQDMYLLDRAVREGRIVNEATLDSMYMPRSDAKRSLFSYGYGWRTFSPPNEPMVYHTGWWHGFKSLYVRDLKNDVTIVLLTNMANGSLNHLDDLYKILEIPILRQNAYNANGEFVN, from the coding sequence ATGAAACTTGTCCAAAATGGCAAATTAAAGTTGGACAATACCGTAAATGATTTTTACCCTAATTTTCCATATCCTGGAATTACCATTGCTCAATTGTTGTCACATAGATCTGGTTTGCCTAACTATGTCTATTTCGCTGAAGAAGCATGGCCAGATCGTAAAAAGCCAATGACAAATCAGGATGCCATGAATTTGTTGATCGAAAAACATCCTAATCGTTATGGTGCACCTGATGGAAGGTTTCATTATAATAATTCCAACTATATGGTACTAGCAGCCATCGTTGAAAAGGTAACAGGTCAAGATTTCGCAGTCTACATGAAGGAAAATATTTTTGATCCTGCAGGCATGAAGAATACAGCAGTATATTCAACCGCTGTATATGAGAAAACTCCGTCCAATGTCATGGGACATGATAAAGTTTGGAGAAGATCGGTGGTAAGAAATTACTTGGATGGTCCTGTAGGTGATAAAGGAATATATAGTACTGTACAAGATATGTACCTGTTGGATAGAGCTGTTCGGGAAGGAAGAATTGTGAACGAAGCAACTTTAGATTCTATGTATATGCCTAGAAGCGATGCTAAGAGAAGCTTGTTCAGTTATGGGTATGGTTGGAGAACTTTCAGCCCGCCTAATGAACCGATGGTTTATCATACTGGTTGGTGGCATGGATTTAAAAGCCTATATGTACGTGACCTTAAAAACGATGTTACGATTGTTTTGTTAACAAATATGGCAAATGGGAGCTTGAATCATCTGGATGATTTGTATAAAATATTAGAAATACCTATTTTGAGACAAAATGCATATAATGCAAATGGAGAATTTGTAAATTAA